The following coding sequences are from one Hypanus sabinus isolate sHypSab1 chromosome 5 unlocalized genomic scaffold, sHypSab1.hap1 SUPER_5_unloc_2, whole genome shotgun sequence window:
- the daxx gene encoding death domain-associated protein 6 isoform X2 produces MALRWGGSERLQPGPASSDVVNLLSDDEQEGAATELQASASNCRQRRVQLQPPGPEEEQRGLVRFENQRLFSEFVEFCETLTEDNPEVINFLQRKYSKAFPEYLASTEFRNVLGRCLTRVQGRKSKVFVYINELCTALKANSQKTKLALASKENSKHQSVVVEGQSVTNTKEEEDYPGKTTAPSEAAASTSVPNLASGEKKRTGTGSRRQIRYLENLLKVYADEIKRLQEKELNLNDLEDEDSSYVQEHRLKKKMVKIFEKLCELKNCSSLTGRVIEQRIPFSGTRYPEINRKVEKFINKPDHFPDYQDIRNIMHKVSTRYNLGLSQRQIQSMAQDVFREVGNRLQERRHLDLVYNFGSHLTDDYKPGKDPAVTDITLEKRLRQNRTVALQRLDEVVKKYAEIQDVGEMEEEEKRKKKKQQSTVPLPSEAGRENVNDEQEEVQKVAVAEAEREGQQADVVENAASEEEDEEEEEDEEEDEDLSSEPDIEEELSKIEEAVDAEEEPQEDEKCEGSEIDEAEVQSESSPQSSDESEEDSESAEVQVRDIICPLEGEDASCTENRSVCTSHPEPASNLEGKHPTGERAGTEDVIGPPIAVEKGDASSNELASVGSNGQGASVLSEEVIGSGNKHVPVSTVGHDAVFDSEGKDQLGVEGYTTRGGVESAMSSPATSEREEVKDERPAKRKRADSSGQNLETPELPSESCDGTRQVIKNLPAFTCDVGTLACSEAQSQSLTQRVSAHLDKKSIICKDQLLETDRPSPETCLTTVNGKEGSSVLDDSPVTKRVKRERDVKCRIVEVIEVMESDEGTEELLTDNAPSSVGVKSPLPTVDSTQADSPLVSVVTSSQPSPVNVATQCDPEEIIILSDSD; encoded by the exons ATGGCGCTGCGCTGGGGTGGCAGCGAGCGCCTGCAGCCGGGCCCGGCCTCCAGCGACGTGGTCAACCTGCTGTCGGACGATGAGCAGGAGGGCGCGGCGACCGAGCTCCAGGCCTCGGCCTCCAACTGCCGACAGCGCCGCGTCCAGCTGCAGCCTCCCGGGCCCGAGGAGGAGCAACGCGGCCTGGTCCGCTTCGAGAACCAGCGGCTGTTCAGTGAG TTTGTGGAATTCTGTGAAACATTAACAGAAGACAACCCAGAAGTGATAAATTTTCTGCAGAGGAAATAcagcaaggcatttccagaatatttggcctccacagaatTCCGTAACGTATtgggacgctgcctgacccgggTTCAGGGCAGGAAGAGCAAAGTCTTCGTTTACATTAATGAGCTGTGTACTGCACTCAAAGCCAATTCCCAAAAAACCAAACTCGCCTTGGCTAGTAAGGAGAATTCAAAGCATCAGTCGGTGGTTGTTGAGGGTCAATCTGTCACAAACACCAAGGAGGAAGAAGACTACCCTGGGAAAACTACTGCCCCATCAGAAGCAGCTGCGTCCACATCTGTTCCAAACCTTGCTTCAGGTGAAAAGAAGCGAACAGGCACTGGGTCACGGCGTCAGATCCGTTACCTGGAGAACCTCTTAAAGGTTTATGCTGATGAAATCAAACGCCTTCAGGAGAAAGAGCTGAATTTGAATGATTTGGAAGATGAAGATTCCTCCTATGTTCAGGAGCACCGGCTGAAGAAGAAGATGGTGAAAATCTTTGAAAAGTTGTGTGAGTTGAAGAACTGCTCAAGCCTAACGGGCCGTGTTATTGAGCAGCGCATTCCCTTCTCTGGTACACGGTACCCAGAAATCAACCGCAAAGTGGAGAAATTTATTAACAAACCTGATCACTTCCCCGACTATCAGGACATCAGGAACATCATGCACAAAGTTAGCACGCGTTACAACCTGGGACTGAGCCAAAGACAGATTCAAAGTATGGCGCAGGATGTGTTCCGCGAGGTCGGTAACAGGCTGCAGGAGAGGCGCCACCTCGACTTGGTCTACAACTTCGGCAGCCATCTCACTGACGACTATAAACCAG GCAAAGACCCAGCCGTAACAGACATCACATTGGAAAAGAGGCTTCGGCAAAACAGGACCGTTGCACTTCAGCGCCTGGATGAGGTGGTGAAGAAGTATGCTGAGATCCAGGATGTTggtgaaatggaggaggaggagaagagaaagaagaagAAACAGCAGTCtactgtccctcttccctctgaagCAGGAAGGGAGAACGTCAATGATGAACAAGAGGAGGTACAAAAGGTGGCTGTGGCTGAGGCTGAAAGGGAAGGACAACAAGCGGACGTGGTGGAAAATGCTGCCTCtgaggaggaggatgaggaggaagaggaggatgaAGAGGAAGATGAAGATTTGTCATCTGAGCCTGACATTGAAGAGGAGCTGTCTAAAATCGAGGAGGCAGTCGATGCTGAGGAAGAACCCCAAGAAG ATGAGAAATGTGAAGGCAGTGAGATTGATGAAGCTGAGGTTCAGTCTGAAAGCTCCCCCCAGTCATCAGATGAGAGCGAAGAAGATTCTGAGTCTGCAGAGGTCCAGGTAAGGGACATCATCTGCCCTTTGGAAGGCGAAGATGCCTCCTGTACTGAGAACCGCTCTGTCTGCACCAGCCACCCAGAGCCAGCAAGCAACCTGGAAGGGAAGCACCCCACAGGGGAAAGAGCTGGCACTGAGGATGTCATTGGGCCGCCCATTGCTGTGGAGAAAGGAGATGCATCAAGTAATGAGCTGGCATCAGTTGGGTCAAATGGTCAGGGTGCAAGTGTTCTCTCCGAGGAGGTCATCGGGTCAGGCAACAAGCACGTACCTGTCAGTACTGTGGGACATGATGCGGTGTTTGACAGTGAGGGAAAGGACCAGCTGGGAGTGGAGGGCTACACCACACGAGGAGGTGTTGAAAGTGCCATGTCCAGCCCTGCAACATCTGAGCGTGAGGAAGTGAAAGATGAGCGGCCAGCTAAGAGAAAGCGAGCAGACTCCAGTGGGCAAAACCTAGAGACGCCAGAACTTCCCTCTGAGTCATGTGATGGTACTCGGCAAGTAATCAAAAACCTGCCAGCATTCACTTGTGATGTGGGAACTTTGGCCTGTTCTGAGGCACAGTCTCAGTCTTTGACCCAGAGAGTCTCTGCACACTTGGATAAAAAGTCTATCATCTGTAAAGATCAATTGTTGGAAACGGATAGACCGAGTCCAGAAACCTGTTTAACTACAGTAAACGGAAAGGAGGGCAGTTCTGTTCTGGACGATTCACCGGTTACAAAGAGAGTTAAACGAGAGAGAGATGTGAAGTGCCG
- the daxx gene encoding death domain-associated protein 6 isoform X3 codes for MALRWGGSERLQPGPASSDVVNLLSDDEQEGAATELQASASNCRQRRVQLQPPGPEEEQRGLVRFENQRLFSEFVEFCETLTEDNPEVINFLQRKYSKAFPEYLASTEFRNVLGRCLTRVQGRKSKVFVYINELCTALKANSQKTKLALASKENSKHQSVVVEGQSVTNTKEEEDYPGKTTAPSEAAASTSVPNLASGEKKRTGTGSRRQIRYLENLLKVYADEIKRLQEKELNLNDLEDEDSSYVQEHRLKKKMVKIFEKLCELKNCSSLTGRVIEQRIPFSGTRYPEINRKVEKFINKPDHFPDYQDIRNIMHKVSTRYNLGLSQRQIQSMAQDVFREVGNRLQERRHLDLVYNFGSHLTDDYKPGKDPAVTDITLEKRLRQNRTVALQRLDEVVKKYAEIQDVGEMEEEEKRKKKKQQSTVPLPSEAGRENVNDEQEEVQKVAVAEAEREGQQADVVENAASEEEDEEEEEDEEEDEDLSSEPDIEEELSKIEEAVDAEEEPQEDEKCEGSEIDEAEVQSESSPQSSDESEEDSESAEVQVRDIICPLEGEDASCTENRSVCTSHPEPASNLEGKHPTGERAGTEDVIGPPIAVEKGDASSNELASVGSNGQGASVLSEEVIGSGNKHVPVSTVGHDAVFDSEGKDQLGVEGYTTRGGVESAMSSPATSEREEVKDERPAKRKRADSSGQNLETPELPSESCDGTRQVIKNLPAFTCDVGTLACSEAQSQSLTQRVSAHLDKKSIICKDQLLETDRPSPETCLTTVNGKEGSSVLDDSPVTKRVKRERDVKCR; via the exons ATGGCGCTGCGCTGGGGTGGCAGCGAGCGCCTGCAGCCGGGCCCGGCCTCCAGCGACGTGGTCAACCTGCTGTCGGACGATGAGCAGGAGGGCGCGGCGACCGAGCTCCAGGCCTCGGCCTCCAACTGCCGACAGCGCCGCGTCCAGCTGCAGCCTCCCGGGCCCGAGGAGGAGCAACGCGGCCTGGTCCGCTTCGAGAACCAGCGGCTGTTCAGTGAG TTTGTGGAATTCTGTGAAACATTAACAGAAGACAACCCAGAAGTGATAAATTTTCTGCAGAGGAAATAcagcaaggcatttccagaatatttggcctccacagaatTCCGTAACGTATtgggacgctgcctgacccgggTTCAGGGCAGGAAGAGCAAAGTCTTCGTTTACATTAATGAGCTGTGTACTGCACTCAAAGCCAATTCCCAAAAAACCAAACTCGCCTTGGCTAGTAAGGAGAATTCAAAGCATCAGTCGGTGGTTGTTGAGGGTCAATCTGTCACAAACACCAAGGAGGAAGAAGACTACCCTGGGAAAACTACTGCCCCATCAGAAGCAGCTGCGTCCACATCTGTTCCAAACCTTGCTTCAGGTGAAAAGAAGCGAACAGGCACTGGGTCACGGCGTCAGATCCGTTACCTGGAGAACCTCTTAAAGGTTTATGCTGATGAAATCAAACGCCTTCAGGAGAAAGAGCTGAATTTGAATGATTTGGAAGATGAAGATTCCTCCTATGTTCAGGAGCACCGGCTGAAGAAGAAGATGGTGAAAATCTTTGAAAAGTTGTGTGAGTTGAAGAACTGCTCAAGCCTAACGGGCCGTGTTATTGAGCAGCGCATTCCCTTCTCTGGTACACGGTACCCAGAAATCAACCGCAAAGTGGAGAAATTTATTAACAAACCTGATCACTTCCCCGACTATCAGGACATCAGGAACATCATGCACAAAGTTAGCACGCGTTACAACCTGGGACTGAGCCAAAGACAGATTCAAAGTATGGCGCAGGATGTGTTCCGCGAGGTCGGTAACAGGCTGCAGGAGAGGCGCCACCTCGACTTGGTCTACAACTTCGGCAGCCATCTCACTGACGACTATAAACCAG GCAAAGACCCAGCCGTAACAGACATCACATTGGAAAAGAGGCTTCGGCAAAACAGGACCGTTGCACTTCAGCGCCTGGATGAGGTGGTGAAGAAGTATGCTGAGATCCAGGATGTTggtgaaatggaggaggaggagaagagaaagaagaagAAACAGCAGTCtactgtccctcttccctctgaagCAGGAAGGGAGAACGTCAATGATGAACAAGAGGAGGTACAAAAGGTGGCTGTGGCTGAGGCTGAAAGGGAAGGACAACAAGCGGACGTGGTGGAAAATGCTGCCTCtgaggaggaggatgaggaggaagaggaggatgaAGAGGAAGATGAAGATTTGTCATCTGAGCCTGACATTGAAGAGGAGCTGTCTAAAATCGAGGAGGCAGTCGATGCTGAGGAAGAACCCCAAGAAG ATGAGAAATGTGAAGGCAGTGAGATTGATGAAGCTGAGGTTCAGTCTGAAAGCTCCCCCCAGTCATCAGATGAGAGCGAAGAAGATTCTGAGTCTGCAGAGGTCCAGGTAAGGGACATCATCTGCCCTTTGGAAGGCGAAGATGCCTCCTGTACTGAGAACCGCTCTGTCTGCACCAGCCACCCAGAGCCAGCAAGCAACCTGGAAGGGAAGCACCCCACAGGGGAAAGAGCTGGCACTGAGGATGTCATTGGGCCGCCCATTGCTGTGGAGAAAGGAGATGCATCAAGTAATGAGCTGGCATCAGTTGGGTCAAATGGTCAGGGTGCAAGTGTTCTCTCCGAGGAGGTCATCGGGTCAGGCAACAAGCACGTACCTGTCAGTACTGTGGGACATGATGCGGTGTTTGACAGTGAGGGAAAGGACCAGCTGGGAGTGGAGGGCTACACCACACGAGGAGGTGTTGAAAGTGCCATGTCCAGCCCTGCAACATCTGAGCGTGAGGAAGTGAAAGATGAGCGGCCAGCTAAGAGAAAGCGAGCAGACTCCAGTGGGCAAAACCTAGAGACGCCAGAACTTCCCTCTGAGTCATGTGATGGTACTCGGCAAGTAATCAAAAACCTGCCAGCATTCACTTGTGATGTGGGAACTTTGGCCTGTTCTGAGGCACAGTCTCAGTCTTTGACCCAGAGAGTCTCTGCACACTTGGATAAAAAGTCTATCATCTGTAAAGATCAATTGTTGGAAACGGATAGACCGAGTCCAGAAACCTGTTTAACTACAGTAAACGGAAAGGAGGGCAGTTCTGTTCTGGACGATTCACCGGTTACAAAGAGAGTTAAACGAGAGAGAGATGTGAAGTGCCG
- the daxx gene encoding death domain-associated protein 6 isoform X1, producing MALRWGGSERLQPGPASSDVVNLLSDDEQEGAATELQASASNCRQRRVQLQPPGPEEEQRGLVRFENQRLFSEFVEFCETLTEDNPEVINFLQRKYSKAFPEYLASTEFRNVLGRCLTRVQGRKSKVFVYINELCTALKANSQKTKLALASKENSKHQSVVVEGQSVTNTKEEEDYPGKTTAPSEAAASTSVPNLASGEKKRTGTGSRRQIRYLENLLKVYADEIKRLQEKELNLNDLEDEDSSYVQEHRLKKKMVKIFEKLCELKNCSSLTGRVIEQRIPFSGTRYPEINRKVEKFINKPDHFPDYQDIRNIMHKVSTRYNLGLSQRQIQSMAQDVFREVGNRLQERRHLDLVYNFGSHLTDDYKPGKDPAVTDITLEKRLRQNRTVALQRLDEVVKKYAEIQDVGEMEEEEKRKKKKQQSTVPLPSEAGRENVNDEQEEVQKVAVAEAEREGQQADVVENAASEEEDEEEEEDEEEDEDLSSEPDIEEELSKIEEAVDAEEEPQEDEKCEGSEIDEAEVQSESSPQSSDESEEDSESAEVQVRDIICPLEGEDASCTENRSVCTSHPEPASNLEGKHPTGERAGTEDVIGPPIAVEKGDASSNELASVGSNGQGASVLSEEVIGSGNKHVPVSTVGHDAVFDSEGKDQLGVEGYTTRGGVESAMSSPATSEREEVKDERPAKRKRADSSGQNLETPELPSESCDGTRQVIKNLPAFTCDVGTLACSEAQSQSLTQRVSAHLDKKSIICKDQLLETDRPSPETCLTTVNGKEGSSVLDDSPVTKRVKRERDVKCRIVEVIEVMESDEGTEELLTDNAPSSVGVKSPLPTVDSTQADSPLVSVVTSSQPSPVRHKRVNVATQCDPEEIIILSDSD from the exons ATGGCGCTGCGCTGGGGTGGCAGCGAGCGCCTGCAGCCGGGCCCGGCCTCCAGCGACGTGGTCAACCTGCTGTCGGACGATGAGCAGGAGGGCGCGGCGACCGAGCTCCAGGCCTCGGCCTCCAACTGCCGACAGCGCCGCGTCCAGCTGCAGCCTCCCGGGCCCGAGGAGGAGCAACGCGGCCTGGTCCGCTTCGAGAACCAGCGGCTGTTCAGTGAG TTTGTGGAATTCTGTGAAACATTAACAGAAGACAACCCAGAAGTGATAAATTTTCTGCAGAGGAAATAcagcaaggcatttccagaatatttggcctccacagaatTCCGTAACGTATtgggacgctgcctgacccgggTTCAGGGCAGGAAGAGCAAAGTCTTCGTTTACATTAATGAGCTGTGTACTGCACTCAAAGCCAATTCCCAAAAAACCAAACTCGCCTTGGCTAGTAAGGAGAATTCAAAGCATCAGTCGGTGGTTGTTGAGGGTCAATCTGTCACAAACACCAAGGAGGAAGAAGACTACCCTGGGAAAACTACTGCCCCATCAGAAGCAGCTGCGTCCACATCTGTTCCAAACCTTGCTTCAGGTGAAAAGAAGCGAACAGGCACTGGGTCACGGCGTCAGATCCGTTACCTGGAGAACCTCTTAAAGGTTTATGCTGATGAAATCAAACGCCTTCAGGAGAAAGAGCTGAATTTGAATGATTTGGAAGATGAAGATTCCTCCTATGTTCAGGAGCACCGGCTGAAGAAGAAGATGGTGAAAATCTTTGAAAAGTTGTGTGAGTTGAAGAACTGCTCAAGCCTAACGGGCCGTGTTATTGAGCAGCGCATTCCCTTCTCTGGTACACGGTACCCAGAAATCAACCGCAAAGTGGAGAAATTTATTAACAAACCTGATCACTTCCCCGACTATCAGGACATCAGGAACATCATGCACAAAGTTAGCACGCGTTACAACCTGGGACTGAGCCAAAGACAGATTCAAAGTATGGCGCAGGATGTGTTCCGCGAGGTCGGTAACAGGCTGCAGGAGAGGCGCCACCTCGACTTGGTCTACAACTTCGGCAGCCATCTCACTGACGACTATAAACCAG GCAAAGACCCAGCCGTAACAGACATCACATTGGAAAAGAGGCTTCGGCAAAACAGGACCGTTGCACTTCAGCGCCTGGATGAGGTGGTGAAGAAGTATGCTGAGATCCAGGATGTTggtgaaatggaggaggaggagaagagaaagaagaagAAACAGCAGTCtactgtccctcttccctctgaagCAGGAAGGGAGAACGTCAATGATGAACAAGAGGAGGTACAAAAGGTGGCTGTGGCTGAGGCTGAAAGGGAAGGACAACAAGCGGACGTGGTGGAAAATGCTGCCTCtgaggaggaggatgaggaggaagaggaggatgaAGAGGAAGATGAAGATTTGTCATCTGAGCCTGACATTGAAGAGGAGCTGTCTAAAATCGAGGAGGCAGTCGATGCTGAGGAAGAACCCCAAGAAG ATGAGAAATGTGAAGGCAGTGAGATTGATGAAGCTGAGGTTCAGTCTGAAAGCTCCCCCCAGTCATCAGATGAGAGCGAAGAAGATTCTGAGTCTGCAGAGGTCCAGGTAAGGGACATCATCTGCCCTTTGGAAGGCGAAGATGCCTCCTGTACTGAGAACCGCTCTGTCTGCACCAGCCACCCAGAGCCAGCAAGCAACCTGGAAGGGAAGCACCCCACAGGGGAAAGAGCTGGCACTGAGGATGTCATTGGGCCGCCCATTGCTGTGGAGAAAGGAGATGCATCAAGTAATGAGCTGGCATCAGTTGGGTCAAATGGTCAGGGTGCAAGTGTTCTCTCCGAGGAGGTCATCGGGTCAGGCAACAAGCACGTACCTGTCAGTACTGTGGGACATGATGCGGTGTTTGACAGTGAGGGAAAGGACCAGCTGGGAGTGGAGGGCTACACCACACGAGGAGGTGTTGAAAGTGCCATGTCCAGCCCTGCAACATCTGAGCGTGAGGAAGTGAAAGATGAGCGGCCAGCTAAGAGAAAGCGAGCAGACTCCAGTGGGCAAAACCTAGAGACGCCAGAACTTCCCTCTGAGTCATGTGATGGTACTCGGCAAGTAATCAAAAACCTGCCAGCATTCACTTGTGATGTGGGAACTTTGGCCTGTTCTGAGGCACAGTCTCAGTCTTTGACCCAGAGAGTCTCTGCACACTTGGATAAAAAGTCTATCATCTGTAAAGATCAATTGTTGGAAACGGATAGACCGAGTCCAGAAACCTGTTTAACTACAGTAAACGGAAAGGAGGGCAGTTCTGTTCTGGACGATTCACCGGTTACAAAGAGAGTTAAACGAGAGAGAGATGTGAAGTGCCG